In Flavobacteriales bacterium, a single genomic region encodes these proteins:
- a CDS encoding TonB-dependent receptor has protein sequence MANFSTLRPDQKALQINLDPDIYGTFAEIGAGQEVVRHFFRAGAASGTIAKAMSAYDKDFSDAIYGKEHSGRYVCESRLKKMIEHEYGLIQVRLEREKHPNKRFFAYGNTIATINFSKTIKGHGWMGVKFLSDINEPPNEVIIHLKLHESDAKLQQETVGVLGVNLMYGCMYLADKPKELIKSLYDNLTRDQVEIDMIQMNGPCFKEVDNRLLSLFLVKNGMTDAVIFGPDGNNIQPSDLLYKKNILTIRGSFRPVTKVNIDMIKKGYRMFVNDPKVEKKKLVVLFEITLNNLRAEGDINEQDFLDRAKILCSLGQTVMISNYQRYYKLLDYFSAFTKKRMGVILGVPNLQDVFNEKFYTNLSGGLLEGFGRMFNRDLKVYLYPFRDPKTGELFTTQNLDIHPRYRPLYDYFVYNKRIADIENFDQDILHIFSRKVLSMIRNNEPGWEDMIPKYVDNIIKDKCLFGYVCDHPLDEIVTEEK, from the coding sequence ATGGCTAATTTTTCTACATTAAGACCAGACCAAAAAGCACTTCAAATAAACCTAGATCCAGATATCTATGGAACATTTGCAGAAATAGGCGCAGGACAAGAAGTTGTAAGACACTTCTTTAGAGCTGGAGCAGCATCTGGTACTATTGCCAAAGCAATGTCTGCCTATGACAAAGATTTTAGCGATGCAATCTATGGAAAAGAACACTCAGGAAGGTATGTTTGTGAATCTCGTCTCAAAAAAATGATTGAGCACGAATATGGATTGATTCAAGTAAGACTTGAGAGAGAAAAACATCCTAACAAACGTTTTTTTGCCTATGGAAACACCATAGCCACTATCAATTTTTCTAAAACAATCAAAGGTCATGGTTGGATGGGCGTTAAATTTCTATCAGATATCAATGAACCGCCAAACGAAGTAATCATTCACTTAAAACTTCACGAGTCTGATGCTAAATTACAACAGGAAACCGTAGGAGTTTTAGGGGTAAATTTGATGTATGGTTGTATGTATCTTGCAGATAAACCAAAAGAACTTATCAAAAGTTTGTATGACAACCTCACAAGAGATCAAGTGGAAATTGACATGATCCAGATGAATGGACCTTGCTTTAAAGAAGTTGACAACAGACTTTTGAGTTTATTTTTAGTCAAGAACGGAATGACCGATGCGGTTATCTTCGGTCCCGACGGAAATAATATTCAACCCTCAGATTTACTTTACAAAAAGAATATCCTAACCATTAGAGGGTCTTTTAGACCTGTTACTAAAGTGAATATCGACATGATCAAAAAGGGGTATAGAATGTTTGTGAATGACCCTAAAGTAGAAAAGAAAAAACTTGTTGTACTCTTTGAAATTACCTTGAATAACCTTAGAGCAGAAGGAGATATAAATGAACAGGACTTTTTAGATAGAGCAAAAATACTCTGTTCTTTAGGTCAAACTGTGATGATTTCAAATTATCAACGCTACTATAAACTACTCGATTATTTTTCAGCATTTACAAAGAAAAGAATGGGCGTAATACTTGGAGTACCTAATCTCCAAGATGTTTTCAATGAGAAATTCTACACCAACCTTTCTGGTGGACTCTTGGAAGGATTCGGAAGAATGTTTAATAGAGATCTTAAAGTATATCTCTACCCATTTAGAGATCCAAAAACAGGTGAGCTTTTCACAACACAAAACTTAGATATTCATCCAAGATACAGACCGCTTTATGACTATTTTGTTTACAACAAAAGAATTGCTGATATCGAGAATTTTGATCAAGATATTCTACATATCTTCTCCAGAAAAGTACTTTCGATGATCAGAAACAATGAACCTGGTTGGGAAGATATGATTCCGAAATATGTAGATAATATTATAAAAGATAAATGTCTTTTTGGCTATGTTTGTGATCATCCGCTAGATGAAATTGTAACCGAAGAAAAATAA
- a CDS encoding MBL fold metallo-hydrolase: MKVTFLGTGTSQGVPVIACSCGVCKSLDIKDQRLRSSVMISYGGRNYIIDSGPDFRQQMLRAKVQNIEAIVYTHEHKDHIAGMDDVRAFNFKHQKNMPLYVSDLVEKALKREFPYCFSENKYPGVPEIVLKNIQAASSFFLGEKEWIPIEVMHYKLPVLAFRIDDFAYITDANYISEKELKKLKGVKTLVINALRREEHISHFTLNQAIEKSREIGAERVYFTHISHLLGKHNEVLKELPEGFTLAYDGLEISV, encoded by the coding sequence ATGAAAGTAACATTTTTAGGAACAGGTACATCTCAAGGGGTGCCTGTAATAGCATGTAGTTGTGGAGTGTGTAAGTCTTTAGATATTAAAGATCAACGATTGAGAAGTTCTGTTATGATAAGTTATGGGGGACGAAATTATATTATTGATTCTGGTCCAGATTTTAGACAGCAGATGCTCAGGGCGAAAGTTCAAAATATTGAGGCAATAGTTTATACTCATGAACATAAAGACCATATTGCAGGAATGGATGATGTGCGGGCATTTAATTTTAAACATCAAAAAAATATGCCTCTTTATGTTTCTGATCTTGTTGAAAAGGCTTTAAAAAGAGAGTTTCCTTATTGTTTTTCTGAAAACAAGTATCCTGGTGTTCCAGAGATAGTATTAAAAAATATACAGGCTGCATCTTCATTTTTTTTGGGTGAAAAAGAATGGATTCCAATTGAAGTAATGCATTATAAATTACCTGTTTTAGCATTCCGAATTGATGATTTTGCATATATAACAGATGCTAATTATATTTCTGAGAAAGAACTTAAAAAACTAAAAGGGGTAAAAACCTTGGTGATAAATGCGCTAAGGCGTGAAGAACATATTTCACATTTTACTCTTAATCAAGCGATAGAAAAATCAAGGGAAATAGGAGCTGAAAGAGTATATTTTACTCATATTAGTCATCTACTAGGTAAGCACAATGAAGTCTTAAAGGAGTTACCTGAAGGCTTTACACTTGCCTACGATGGTTTAGAAATTAGTGTATAA
- a CDS encoding glycosyltransferase family 2 protein, which translates to MDISVVVPVYNGEKTIPVLVEQVANELNKLDLKFEIILVDDRGPDNSWQVIDQICEEYSYVKGVQLSRNFGQHPAISAGLTYCEGTYIVVMDCDLQDRPDQIPKLYKHITNTNKDIVLAQRVQRQDKFFKRMSSKYFYLALSYFTNTNQDASVANFGIYKRKAIEEVIKMGDQVKFFPLFIRWVGFEIDYLEVEHSSREEGKSNYTFRKLWNLALDNIISFSNKPLYMTVNVGLFVTFLSFLGMIIIFAKYALGEIEVLGYTSLMVTISFFLGIIIFILGIIGIYIAKIFDQVKGRQVYIVKEEKNI; encoded by the coding sequence ATGGATATTAGTGTTGTTGTTCCTGTTTACAATGGTGAAAAAACAATTCCTGTATTAGTAGAGCAAGTTGCTAATGAGTTGAATAAACTTGATTTGAAGTTTGAAATCATACTTGTTGATGATCGAGGTCCTGATAATTCATGGCAGGTGATAGATCAAATTTGTGAAGAGTATAGCTATGTAAAAGGAGTTCAGTTAAGTCGAAATTTTGGACAGCACCCAGCAATATCTGCAGGTTTAACTTATTGTGAAGGAACTTATATTGTGGTAATGGATTGTGATTTACAAGACAGACCTGATCAGATTCCTAAGCTCTATAAACATATTACAAACACCAATAAGGATATCGTACTTGCGCAAAGAGTACAAAGGCAAGATAAGTTTTTTAAACGAATGTCCTCAAAATATTTTTATCTAGCTTTAAGTTATTTTACAAATACCAATCAGGATGCTTCTGTAGCTAATTTTGGGATTTATAAGAGAAAAGCGATTGAAGAAGTGATTAAAATGGGAGACCAAGTAAAATTTTTCCCTTTATTTATTCGTTGGGTTGGTTTTGAAATAGATTATTTAGAAGTTGAGCATTCCTCAAGAGAAGAAGGGAAATCTAATTATACCTTTAGAAAATTATGGAATTTAGCTTTAGATAATATTATTTCTTTCTCTAACAAACCGCTCTATATGACAGTCAATGTAGGTCTATTTGTTACATTTTTATCTTTTCTTGGAATGATTATTATTTTTGCGAAATATGCATTAGGAGAAATAGAAGTGTTGGGCTATACGTCTTTGATGGTAACTATTTCATTCTTCCTAGGTATTATCATTTTTATATTGGGGATTATAGGGATATATATCGCTAAGATATTTGACCAAGTTAAGGGGAGGCAAGTGTATATTGTTAAAGAAGAAAAAAACATCTAG
- a CDS encoding formyltransferase family protein has translation MLTLFLMTEKGYAVLKGIIEENLQGLVDFVVVGEDKNIQDDYSLEIRKLCRNYDIKNFSRREQFSITSAYSIAVSWRWMIKLNDSKLIVLHDSILPKYRGFAPLVNMLIKGEEKIGVTALFASDFYDEGDIIAFGSVKVEHPIRINEAIKKVGKIYIQLVIEILHQLKNGTKLIATPQNHEDATYSLWRDENDYFIDWDQDVHTILRTIYALGTPYMGAAAYLNGEKIRIIDAEIIPELKVENRDVGKVIMIRDGQPVVVCGSGLLMIKEAHYDSSTRDVIPLQKFRSRFTSIRN, from the coding sequence ATGCTTACTTTATTTTTAATGACAGAAAAAGGATATGCAGTCCTGAAAGGAATAATAGAAGAGAATCTACAAGGCTTGGTGGACTTTGTAGTTGTTGGGGAAGATAAAAATATTCAAGATGATTATTCATTAGAAATCAGGAAGCTTTGTAGAAATTACGATATTAAAAATTTTTCAAGAAGAGAGCAATTTTCAATAACCTCAGCTTATAGTATCGCAGTCTCTTGGCGATGGATGATAAAACTTAATGACTCTAAATTAATTGTTCTTCATGATTCAATACTTCCTAAATACCGTGGTTTTGCACCTTTGGTCAATATGCTTATAAAAGGTGAAGAAAAAATTGGAGTAACAGCTTTATTCGCTTCTGATTTTTACGATGAGGGAGACATAATTGCTTTTGGTTCTGTAAAAGTTGAGCATCCTATTCGGATTAATGAAGCCATAAAAAAGGTGGGTAAAATTTATATCCAGCTTGTGATAGAGATTCTCCATCAACTAAAAAATGGTACAAAACTTATTGCCACACCTCAAAATCATGAGGATGCAACTTATAGCCTTTGGAGAGATGAAAATGATTATTTTATTGATTGGGATCAAGATGTTCATACAATATTAAGAACCATTTATGCATTAGGAACACCATATATGGGAGCAGCTGCTTACCTAAATGGTGAGAAAATTAGAATCATTGATGCCGAAATTATCCCTGAGTTAAAAGTTGAAAATCGTGATGTAGGTAAGGTTATCATGATAAGGGATGGGCAACCAGTAGTAGTATGTGGTTCTGGTCTTTTGATGATAAAGGAGGCACACTATGATAGTAGTACACGTGATGTTATTCCTTTGCAAAAATTTAGATCTAGGTTTACAAGTATCAGAAATTAA
- a CDS encoding DUF6044 family protein, with translation MRSKYLFLLEKKNYLFLAFVLLYFLPSFFLGEDSKILYFDNMDSNIVWQKIALSHKQLFFSPGEKVPNLLGGIPFSSIYFNFDLSTIIFASFGMYWGYVVNKILMVLVAYLGMNLLLSKNLKVKNEWIIWASSVAFALHPFWSFSAHVAGIPLVISGFWSIITGNKRWYQWAFIVLYGLYSNLLIPGLFVILILTILWLFYSFKKKKIIWSGFWALALLSSIYLLTHFPTFYSLLNVGFISHRVEMVPVNMNLLDTIRFLATIILRGDEIDQIEGASGYFYLPGILMIVLYLTLGIRKCWTILSSLFAYLVISYGVVFLINWEFTASFYQHLYKVLPVDWLRLLWIHPIIWMLIMAIILDHFMTNNKKKLFKIGSLLFLVHFALILSFHPQWTNKNSFSFNEIYSEKEFQKFSENSNIQMKDKKVLCIGFDPSVVQYNGYHTVGGFAVNYPLEYKHQFNLIIKDELEFPPMNNFYYNFFHKWGNKCYTFIRTAKKKDQNGLDYYGEDLKINFQAAKKMGADYVFSNIRIEKKGLSLVKKQPFENNHFIKTLFVYKIMY, from the coding sequence ATGAGGAGCAAGTATTTATTCTTATTAGAAAAGAAAAATTATTTATTCTTAGCTTTTGTTTTACTTTATTTTCTGCCTTCATTTTTTTTAGGTGAAGATTCCAAGATATTGTATTTCGATAATATGGATTCTAATATTGTTTGGCAAAAAATAGCTTTGTCTCACAAACAATTATTCTTTTCTCCTGGAGAAAAGGTTCCAAATCTTTTAGGTGGAATTCCATTTTCCAGTATCTATTTTAATTTTGACTTATCTACGATAATTTTTGCTTCTTTTGGAATGTATTGGGGGTATGTGGTCAATAAAATTCTCATGGTACTCGTGGCTTATTTAGGTATGAATTTATTACTTTCAAAAAACCTAAAAGTAAAAAACGAGTGGATTATTTGGGCCTCCTCTGTTGCCTTTGCTTTGCATCCATTTTGGAGTTTTTCAGCACATGTTGCTGGAATTCCACTTGTTATTTCTGGTTTTTGGAGTATAATTACAGGGAATAAAAGATGGTACCAATGGGCATTTATAGTTTTGTATGGTTTGTATTCCAATCTATTAATCCCAGGACTCTTTGTTATTCTTATCTTGACCATTTTGTGGCTTTTTTATTCTTTTAAGAAAAAAAAGATTATTTGGAGCGGATTTTGGGCTTTGGCATTACTAAGCTCTATATACCTTTTAACACATTTCCCTACTTTTTATTCTTTACTAAATGTAGGCTTTATATCTCACCGAGTAGAAATGGTTCCTGTGAATATGAACCTTTTGGATACTATAAGATTTTTAGCAACCATCATTCTGCGTGGTGATGAAATCGATCAAATAGAAGGGGCAAGTGGGTATTTTTATCTTCCAGGTATTTTAATGATTGTTTTATATCTAACTTTAGGGATTCGGAAATGTTGGACTATATTATCCTCATTATTTGCGTATCTAGTGATTTCTTATGGTGTTGTTTTTCTTATTAATTGGGAATTTACGGCTTCATTTTACCAGCATTTATATAAAGTATTGCCTGTTGATTGGCTCAGATTACTATGGATACATCCAATTATCTGGATGCTGATTATGGCAATTATATTAGATCATTTTATGACTAATAACAAGAAGAAACTATTCAAAATTGGATCATTATTATTCTTGGTGCATTTTGCATTAATCTTATCATTCCATCCTCAGTGGACAAATAAAAATAGTTTTTCATTCAATGAAATATATAGTGAAAAAGAGTTTCAAAAGTTTAGTGAAAACTCAAATATCCAGATGAAAGATAAGAAAGTTCTATGTATTGGGTTTGATCCAAGTGTTGTGCAGTATAATGGATATCATACTGTAGGAGGGTTTGCCGTAAACTATCCTTTGGAGTATAAGCATCAATTTAATTTAATCATCAAAGATGAATTAGAGTTTCCTCCAATGAACAATTTCTATTACAATTTCTTTCATAAATGGGGGAATAAATGCTACACATTTATCCGCACAGCGAAAAAAAAGGATCAAAATGGTTTAGACTATTATGGTGAAGATTTGAAAATTAATTTCCAAGCTGCAAAAAAAATGGGGGCAGATTATGTTTTCTCTAATATTAGAATAGAAAAGAAAGGGCTTTCATTAGTGAAAAAACAACCTTTTGAAAATAATCATTTTATAAAGACATTATTTGTTTACAAAATAATGTATTAG
- a CDS encoding EI24 domain-containing protein gives MLKQLRLAFGSYFVAHRFIMKHRLLWYALIPMILQLIFLGIIIFTASELNEYISLKLQSYFEEKNNWFIATEVLIKAISYLAFLLVYYYIYRALLLSVLSPFLAYISEKVDSLYTGRDFPFSWKQFLLDVWRGIILSLRNLLIEMSLVFILILLGLIPILGWITPLIIISVQSFFLGYMFIDYTNERKKWNLKERRNYVKQNRPLTIGIGLVFNLLFIIPIIGGIVAPLYGVVAGTLSVLQNDNIKAPYLEETNS, from the coding sequence ATGTTGAAGCAACTAAGATTGGCATTTGGTTCTTATTTTGTAGCCCATCGATTTATCATGAAACATCGATTACTTTGGTACGCCCTGATACCAATGATATTACAACTAATTTTCTTAGGAATTATCATCTTCACAGCCTCTGAACTCAACGAGTATATTTCCCTGAAATTACAAAGCTATTTTGAAGAGAAAAACAATTGGTTTATCGCCACCGAAGTACTCATTAAGGCTATAAGCTACTTAGCATTTTTATTAGTCTACTACTATATATATCGTGCACTCCTTCTCTCTGTTCTCTCTCCTTTTCTCGCTTATATTTCCGAAAAAGTTGACAGCTTATACACTGGACGAGATTTTCCTTTTAGTTGGAAACAATTTTTACTGGATGTTTGGAGAGGTATTATACTATCTTTAAGGAATCTATTAATTGAGATGAGTTTAGTTTTTATCCTCATTTTACTAGGCTTAATTCCTATTCTGGGCTGGATAACACCGCTAATAATCATCTCTGTTCAAAGTTTCTTTTTGGGATATATGTTTATTGATTATACTAATGAAAGGAAGAAATGGAACCTTAAAGAAAGACGTAATTATGTAAAGCAAAATCGTCCTTTGACAATTGGAATTGGTTTAGTGTTTAATTTACTTTTTATCATTCCTATTATAGGAGGAATTGTCGCTCCACTTTATGGCGTAGTTGCTGGAACGCTTTCTGTATTACAAAACGATAATATAAAAGCACCGTATTTAGAAGAAACAAATAGCTAA
- the purB gene encoding adenylosuccinate lyase — MTWTSLEAISPIDGRYASKTADFKAYFSEKALIQYRIRIEIEYFIALSKSPVAQVPDFSEEQVSFLRAMYQNFTSEDAQRVKDIEAVTNHDVKAVEYFIKEKLAGHSLEAHKEFIHFGLTSQDINNTATPLMLKEATEAVYIPEIENIIHILEGLVADWKEIPMLAKTHGQPASPTRLGKELEVFVVRLKEQLRQLKNIPYSAKFGGATGNFNAHHIAFPEVNWLSFGNDFVNKTLGLDHSFPTTQIEHYDNLASFFDACKRINTILIDLDRDFWTYISMEYFKQKIKKGEVGSSAMPHKVNPIDFENSEGNLGIANALYEHLSAKLPISRLQRDLTDSTVLRNIGVPMAHSMIAFQSLKKGLGKLLLNEAALNQDLEDNWAVVAEAIQTVLRREAYPNPYEALKALTRTNEGITQNSISEFIDTLEVSNELKAQLKTITPQNYTGI; from the coding sequence ATGACTTGGACGAGCCTAGAGGCAATCTCACCTATAGATGGACGATATGCCAGTAAAACTGCAGATTTTAAAGCTTATTTCTCAGAAAAAGCTTTAATCCAGTACCGTATTCGAATAGAAATAGAATATTTTATTGCACTTTCAAAATCTCCTGTTGCTCAGGTTCCTGATTTTTCGGAAGAGCAAGTGAGCTTCTTGAGAGCGATGTATCAAAATTTCACTTCTGAGGATGCTCAAAGAGTAAAGGATATTGAGGCCGTTACCAATCATGATGTAAAAGCTGTTGAATATTTTATTAAAGAAAAATTGGCAGGTCATTCTCTTGAAGCACATAAAGAATTTATTCATTTTGGTCTTACTTCTCAGGATATCAATAATACGGCAACTCCTCTAATGTTAAAGGAAGCAACCGAGGCTGTGTATATTCCCGAGATCGAAAATATCATCCATATTTTGGAAGGCTTGGTAGCCGATTGGAAAGAGATTCCAATGCTTGCCAAAACTCATGGACAACCAGCTTCTCCAACACGTTTGGGGAAAGAATTGGAGGTTTTTGTAGTTCGATTAAAAGAACAATTAAGACAATTGAAAAACATTCCTTATTCTGCTAAATTTGGTGGAGCTACAGGTAATTTTAATGCGCATCATATTGCTTTTCCAGAAGTTAATTGGTTGAGTTTTGGAAATGATTTTGTCAATAAAACTTTAGGTTTAGATCATTCTTTTCCTACAACACAAATTGAACATTATGATAACCTTGCTTCTTTTTTCGATGCTTGTAAGCGAATCAACACAATTTTAATTGATCTCGATCGTGATTTTTGGACGTATATTTCTATGGAATATTTCAAACAAAAAATCAAAAAAGGGGAAGTAGGTTCTAGTGCTATGCCTCATAAAGTAAACCCAATTGATTTTGAAAATTCTGAAGGGAATTTAGGAATAGCCAATGCTTTGTACGAGCATCTTTCTGCTAAATTACCTATTTCTCGTTTGCAAAGAGATTTAACAGATTCTACTGTTCTGAGAAATATTGGAGTTCCTATGGCGCATTCAATGATTGCTTTTCAATCTCTTAAAAAAGGTCTTGGGAAACTCCTATTAAACGAAGCGGCTTTGAATCAAGATTTAGAAGATAATTGGGCGGTAGTTGCCGAGGCTATTCAAACAGTTCTAAGGCGTGAGGCTTATCCAAATCCTTATGAAGCATTAAAAGCTCTTACAAGAACCAATGAAGGTATTACGCAAAATTCTATTTCAGAATTTATAGATACGCTAGAGGTTTCTAATGAACTGAAAGCTCAGTTGAAAACAATTACGCCACAAAACTATACAGGGATATAG
- a CDS encoding dipeptidase: MIMIKNYIEKNKDRFLQELVDLLKIPSISADSAYEKDVLLTADFVADSLKKAGADAVEICETPGYPVVYGEKMVDPSKPTVLVYGHYDVQPADPIELWDSPPFEPVIKKTELHPEGAIFARGACDDKGQFYMHVKALEYMLSEGELPCNVKFMIEGEEEIGSPSLAWFVKNHQEKLACDVILISDTGILSNDQPSITTGLRGLSYVEVEVVGPNRDLHSGLYGGAVANPINILSQMIGSLHDENGKITVKGFYDGVEAVSAEERAKMAQAPFDLEDYKGKLNIDEVHGEAGYSTLERASIRPTLDVNGIWGGYIGEGAKTVLPSKAEAKISMRLVPGQDPEKITQLFAEHFMTIAPDYVKVNVKPHHGGQPYVTPIDNKGYQAAEYAMKKTFGKEPIPLRSGGSIPIVALFEEELQAKSILMGFGLDTDAIHSPNEHYGIFNYLKGIETIPYFFEYFGK, encoded by the coding sequence TTGATTATGATTAAAAATTATATAGAAAAAAACAAAGACCGATTTCTTCAAGAATTGGTAGATTTATTGAAAATCCCATCTATTTCGGCAGATTCAGCTTATGAAAAAGATGTTTTACTCACGGCAGACTTTGTAGCCGACAGTTTAAAAAAAGCAGGTGCCGATGCTGTAGAAATATGTGAAACACCTGGTTATCCTGTAGTGTATGGAGAAAAAATGGTCGATCCATCAAAACCAACTGTTTTGGTTTATGGACACTATGACGTACAACCTGCAGATCCTATCGAACTTTGGGATTCTCCACCTTTTGAGCCAGTAATCAAAAAGACAGAATTGCATCCAGAAGGAGCTATTTTTGCTCGTGGAGCCTGTGATGACAAAGGACAATTTTATATGCACGTGAAAGCTTTGGAGTATATGCTTTCTGAGGGAGAACTTCCTTGTAATGTAAAATTCATGATAGAAGGTGAGGAAGAAATTGGTTCACCTAGCTTAGCTTGGTTTGTAAAGAATCATCAAGAAAAACTTGCTTGTGATGTAATTCTTATTTCAGATACAGGAATTCTTTCAAATGATCAACCATCAATCACTACAGGACTTAGAGGACTAAGTTATGTAGAAGTTGAAGTAGTGGGACCTAATAGAGACTTACACTCAGGTCTTTATGGAGGAGCGGTAGCAAACCCGATCAATATTTTATCTCAAATGATTGGATCATTGCATGATGAAAACGGAAAAATCACGGTAAAAGGATTCTATGATGGTGTGGAAGCTGTTTCGGCAGAAGAAAGAGCAAAAATGGCTCAAGCTCCATTTGACTTAGAAGATTATAAAGGAAAGTTGAATATTGATGAAGTGCACGGAGAAGCAGGATATTCTACACTAGAAAGAGCATCTATTCGTCCTACATTGGATGTGAATGGAATCTGGGGAGGATATATTGGAGAAGGAGCTAAAACTGTTTTACCATCAAAAGCAGAAGCTAAAATATCTATGAGATTAGTTCCAGGACAAGATCCTGAAAAAATTACTCAATTGTTTGCTGAGCACTTTATGACTATTGCACCAGATTATGTAAAGGTAAACGTAAAGCCTCACCATGGCGGACAACCGTATGTAACACCCATAGACAATAAAGGTTATCAAGCAGCAGAATATGCTATGAAAAAGACCTTTGGAAAAGAACCTATTCCATTACGTTCTGGTGGTTCTATCCCTATTGTTGCATTGTTTGAAGAAGAACTTCAAGCAAAATCCATTCTTATGGGATTCGGTTTAGATACTGATGCTATTCACTCACCTAATGAGCATTATGGAATCTTCAACTATTTAAAAGGAATCGAAACAATTCCCTATTTCTTTGAATATTTTGGGAAATAA